Proteins encoded by one window of Halobaculum halobium:
- a CDS encoding DEAD/DEAH box helicase family protein, with the protein MASVTLTYEDGTVAVAGAPADEPLPGVATDARSGTRRAPAHRYREVRETLRERGHDVTDRVLALPEVPRLSSHYALRDYQREALDAWEGNDRRGVLELPTGSGKTVIALAAIATVESPTLVVVPTVDLLEQWHRELSATFDGSVGRLGGGEQTVEPLTVATYDSAYLRADELGDRFGLVVFDEVHHLGGEGYRDIARLFAAPARLGLTATFERPDGAHEAVAELVGPVVYDLDPDDLAGEHLADYEVRRIEVELTSEERERYEAAQGTFLEYVRDAGITFRSGSDYQELVKRSGTDPRAREALLAKQRAREVMMNADAKLTQLARILDRHRGERVIVFTAHTALVYRISERFLIPAITAETGTDERREVLSRFRDGTYSRVVAANVLDEGVDVPEASVGVILSGSGSEREFTQRLGRILRPGADGAKTATLYELVTSETAEERVARRRR; encoded by the coding sequence CGGTCGCGGGCGCGCCCGCCGACGAGCCACTACCGGGCGTCGCCACCGACGCCCGCTCGGGCACCCGCCGCGCGCCCGCCCACCGCTACCGCGAGGTTCGCGAGACGCTTCGCGAACGCGGCCACGACGTGACCGACCGTGTCTTGGCCCTCCCGGAAGTTCCGCGGCTGTCGTCGCACTACGCGCTCCGCGACTACCAGCGCGAGGCGCTCGACGCCTGGGAAGGCAACGACCGCAGGGGCGTCCTCGAACTCCCGACCGGGAGCGGGAAGACCGTTATTGCGCTGGCGGCGATCGCGACGGTCGAGTCGCCGACGCTCGTCGTCGTTCCCACCGTCGACTTGCTGGAGCAGTGGCACCGCGAACTCTCCGCGACGTTCGACGGCTCCGTCGGACGCCTCGGCGGCGGCGAACAGACCGTCGAACCGCTCACGGTCGCCACGTACGACTCGGCGTACCTCCGCGCCGACGAACTGGGCGATCGCTTCGGCCTGGTCGTGTTCGACGAGGTCCACCACCTCGGCGGCGAGGGGTATCGGGACATCGCGCGGCTGTTCGCCGCGCCGGCTCGGCTCGGCCTGACCGCGACGTTCGAACGCCCCGACGGCGCTCACGAGGCGGTCGCCGAACTCGTCGGGCCGGTCGTGTACGACCTCGATCCGGACGACCTCGCCGGGGAACACCTCGCCGACTACGAGGTCCGCCGGATCGAGGTGGAACTGACCAGCGAGGAGCGAGAGCGCTACGAGGCGGCACAGGGGACCTTCCTCGAGTACGTCCGCGACGCGGGGATCACGTTCCGCTCGGGCTCCGACTACCAAGAGTTGGTGAAGCGGTCGGGGACGGACCCGAGAGCGCGCGAGGCGCTGCTCGCCAAGCAGCGCGCCCGCGAGGTGATGATGAACGCGGACGCGAAGCTGACACAGTTGGCGCGGATCCTCGACCGCCACCGGGGCGAGCGCGTCATCGTCTTCACCGCCCACACCGCGCTCGTGTACCGCATCTCCGAGCGGTTCCTGATCCCCGCGATCACGGCCGAGACCGGGACGGACGAGCGTCGCGAGGTCCTCTCTCGGTTCCGCGACGGGACCTACTCCCGGGTCGTCGCCGCGAACGTGCTCGACGAGGGCGTCGACGTGCCGGAGGCGAGCGTCGGCGTCATCCTCTCCGGCAGCGGCTCCGAGCGGGAGTTCACTCAGCGGCTCGGTCGGATCCTCCGCCCCGGCGCCGACGGCGCGAAGACGGCGACGCTGTACGAACTCGTGACGAGCGAGACGGCCGAGGAGCGGGTCGCACGTCGGCGACGCTAA